Proteins encoded together in one Gammaproteobacteria bacterium window:
- a CDS encoding single-stranded DNA-binding protein, with the protein MLNKVFLIGNLGTNPETRYTQDGTCVCNIRLATTERYKDRNGDQKKRTEWHKVILWGRLGEIAEQYLIKGSRVFIEGRIETRKWQDKDGNDRYTTEIRASEMKMLGGIGDGVRDSSEDEGIPF; encoded by the coding sequence ATGTTGAATAAGGTTTTTTTGATCGGCAATCTGGGGACTAACCCGGAAACGCGCTATACTCAAGACGGAACATGTGTGTGTAATATCCGGCTGGCGACCACGGAGCGTTATAAGGATCGTAACGGGGATCAGAAAAAACGCACCGAATGGCACAAGGTTATCCTGTGGGGACGCCTTGGTGAGATTGCCGAACAATACCTGATCAAGGGCAGTCGCGTGTTCATCGAGGGACGGATTGAAACAAGGAAATGGCAGGATAAGGATGGCAATGATCGTTACACAACCGAAATCCGAGCCAGTGAGATGAAGATGCTCGGTGGAATTGGCGATGGTGTGCGTGATTCGAGTGAGGATGAGGGTATCCCGTTCTAG